The Candidatus Manganitrophaceae bacterium sequence TCAGGACGTTCAGCCCATGACTGGAATGCTCCTGGTAAACCGGAGCGAAGAATCGGCTCTTTTCTTCAAAATGAACAGAGATCATACCTGACTCCAATCGTTGTTATTATGATCGTAACCCATGAATTCTATGATAGTTTTCCGGTAAAAAATGTATCCTACCATACAAACACATATTGTAGGATGCACCACCCTTTCTGGGTTTGATTTTTGGGTTCCCCCCTCTTCATTATTGATTTATCCCCGCGCTTGAACTATCATCCCTCTCTATGCTCAAAAGCAAGATATGGTATCTCAAAAAGATCAGGCTTCTCAAAAAAATGACCCTGGAAGAGATGAAGAAATTGGATCGAATTACCCGAATGGAATCGGTAAAGACCCCCCCCATCTTTTTCCCTGGTGACCCAAGCCAGCAAGTCTATCTCTTAAAAGAAGGACGTGTCAAGATTTCTCGAGTTTCAGAGGATGGACGGGAGGTGACAATCGCCCTTCTGGAACCGGGGGAGATTTTCGGAGAGCTCGAAGTCCTGGACGACAGCCAGATCTGCATCATCAATAAAGAACGTTTCCTGTCCATGGTCCGGAAAAAACCCGAATTCTCCTTTCGCTTGACAAAATTGATCGGTCTTCGTCCTTCTCAAGCCGGATCTTTTTGAGAAAGCGGCTCAATCCTCACTGAATAGGGGATCATGGGGGACCTTTTTTCAACTCGATACTCTTCGGATGATCTTAGAGTCTGTCGAAGAAATAAAGGATGTACTGCGGTGACGGCGAATAGGCCCTTTTTCAGGTTATTATCGTTAGATCGCGGTGCTATTCGACTCAAATCATCTAAAAACTTGTTTCTATTTTCCATTCACTTCGCGACGACCCTATCTCTCCGACAGACTCCTAGAGGAAGAGGTTGCGCCCTCGTTGTTCCGTAGCCCTGACTACATTTTTCTTATTAAAAAAACCTCATACTACATAATGTTTATACAACCTGTTCTCTTCATCCGGGGGGTATCTCCATGCG is a genomic window containing:
- a CDS encoding cyclic nucleotide-binding domain-containing protein, producing MLKSKIWYLKKIRLLKKMTLEEMKKLDRITRMESVKTPPIFFPGDPSQQVYLLKEGRVKISRVSEDGREVTIALLEPGEIFGELEVLDDSQICIINKERFLSMVRKKPEFSFRLTKLIGLRPSQAGSF